GCGCAATCCAGAGTGATTGACTAATACAtcgcttctcctttttttcgtcTCGATTCCCTAGCTTCTTGCAGCGTATGACGGAGTATATGGAGTATGCGAAGCTGCTGCGCATTGCCTCGGAGCAACCGACTCCGCTAGAGCGGTTGAAGTACGTGTCGGCGTTCGCCGTGTCCGCGCTGGCATCCAACTGGGAGCGCTTGGGGAAACCGTTCAATCCGTTGCTCGGCGAAACGTACGAGCTAACGCGCCCCGAGTTTCGCATCATCTGCGAGCAGGTATTGCATCTAGTGCATCTAGGAAGTGATGGGCCCCCATAATACCATGGTATCGATTGCAGGTGTCGCATCATCCACCGATCTCGGCATTCCATGCGGAATCGGAGAGCTTCCGCTTCCACGGTTCCATCCACCCGAAGCTCAAATTCTGGGGCAAAAGTGTGGAGATACAGCCGAAGGGTGTAGTTACGGTCGAGTTTCCGAAGCTCAACGAGGCGTACTCCTGGTGCAACGTGAACTGCTGCGTGCACAACGTGATCGTCGGCAAGCTGTGGATCGAGCAGTATGGTGTGATGGAGGTCACGAGCCATCAGCATGGCCTGAAGGCGACGCTCAACTTCAAACCCTCCGGCTGGAACAACAAGGATTTGCATCGCGTCGAGGGACACATCTTTGATCGAAAGTAAGATCCCGACGCGGGGCTGCAAACATGGGATAACTGTCTGATTCTTTTCTCTGATCTCTTTTCCGTGCAGCAAACGCAAGACACACTTCCTGTACGGCAAGTGGACCGAGTTCATCAAGTGCACCGACTACGCATCGTACGAGGAGTACATCAAGGAGAATGCGCACAAGTTCCGGCGCCCTGGCGAGGAACGCAGCAAAAGCCCCAACGAATCGCCCGGCAACACACCCCGGAAGGTGCTGTCTAAGCTGAACAGCTTGAAGATGAGCTCCTTCAGGAGCCTCTCGATACAGGAGGTAATGAGGTGTGCGAAACGAGAGAAATAGAAGGCGCTCCTGTAacgctttcttccttcttaTAGCCGGACGAACCACCGGAGCCATCGGAGGGCGATATTCCGAAGAGTGATTCCGCTTATTCGATCGACATTCCGAATTCGGTGTTGCTGTGGGAAGCCGAAGCACGGCCATCGAACACAGCGGAATACTATCAGTTTACCAACTTTGCAATGTCCCTGAATCAACTCGAGGATCACatgaaacaaccgaaacgGCTCTGCCCTACCGATTCTCGGCTGCGACCGGACATTCGCAAGCTGGAGCAAGGTGATCTCGATGGGGCGGCCGCCGAGAAGAACAGGCTGGAGGAAAAGCAGCGCGAGAATCGTAAGAAGAGTAAAAAGTCTCAGGACCAGGAGCAGGTTATGTTTCCCCGGTAGGTACTGCGTATGGCGTACGAGAATCCTCTGTTTTATTGGAATACTGAGTTCGATTCTGAtctctcctttctttctgcttCCCTCTTTTCCTAGATGGTTTAagcaacaaaccaacccaCACACCTTGCAGGAGGACTGGATCTACAAAGGTGGTTACTGGGACCGGAACGATGAACATTTGGATCTGGACATATTTTAAGCGCTGTTACGCTGTAATGAATACGAAGCATAGGCGAATAGCTGGAGCTTCTTTCTTCCCTGGCCGCGATACTAGAGGATCCTTTGGGCCagccatttttccgttccaccatcatcgccggtCTCGTGGAGAAGACTTTGGGACAATATAATTTTAGCTCGTAAGACGTAAAATCAATGCTCTAGAGACGACTCCTGCTAATGTACCTTTCATCCCACTCTCCCATTTCCTGGCCTGTGCTTAATGGTATATGTAACCATAAGATACACTCTTAGGTCAATTAATGACATGCGATGTGCTCTTGCAACCAGAACCTCGTTTCAGAGATCTGATCTACACCTCCCAAGTAACTTTCGTTCACTTCTGCCTCACCGTGGAAGATGGCGACCATTGTAGAGGGCGCTCGCCCTAGTGCGCCGTTGATGATGCGCTGCGTAAGCATGTCTCTCTATCAGGAGGTGTAGAAGATGTTCGTAGCAAATACCCttatacatatatacacaaAAATGCATATTGGAAGCATAAACTATTTGAGTACGCCCTATAGAGGGGATCCGAAGCCCTGATGGGCCACGGGGAGATAAATCATCTATTGTTGAACAGAGTGTGTCTATACCGAAAGCGGTGAAGTAACATAGCACGTTACCATGCGCGTATTTAGAGTATAAATGTATTTATTAGTAGGCCCATGAGAGCTGTTatgatgaaatgaataaaGAAAAGCCCTTCTAGTGTCTAGTATTAAAGGCAAACAAAGGGATCACGTAGGCATGTCTTATTTTCAcccgaaaacgaaaataccTCTGTGCAAGAACGATTTCTGCTCGGCTTACAAAAGTGAAGCTCTCGGTGGATCTTTGCGAACAGCATAACGGTTAAGAATTATTTCGGATTCTGTTACAGGACCTCCCGATGTCGTATGGTGTAAAAACGGATGCATATAAGTAAGCATTAACTCCATCCTATAGCATGACGATcagtttggttttgtttctcaTTCACATTAATGCTCTTATTTACAAACAATTCGTATTCGTACCTTCGTAATTTTAGAGACCAGTAACAGTGCTTTTGCAAtacaaaattcaaattattccCCTTCATCACGTTTAACAACCattataaatttcatttctcttcGCTTTGCTctaggtttgtttgtttgttttcttggtttttttgttacgTTACGCGCGAGCTTGTGCACTTTTGATAAAATCTAAACCATACTTCCACTGCCACTCTTGCTCTCCCTGCCACTCTTTATCATTGCTatctctttcccttcctctaTGCGCTCTTGCATTGCATTGACTACTTTTACCTCGCTCTAATCGCTCTAATTTTGGCTACTAATGCTAGTTCGTAttcttttgtttgatttccacCACTTCTTCCATGCTACAAGTGTTCTCTAATATAGATGGTGTGATTGCATTCTCTACTGCGGCCTGCCATTCCCCGCTCTCACTGTGCGAAAGGAGGACCAGCAGCGGCGCGCACGCTAAAGCTGTTTGTAAttaatgtatttttctttaaaactTATTCTTATCATGGAATCCCCAAATCTGGATTAGacgcgagaagaagagagagatatagtGAGAGATTCGCTTTAGAAATTAATCCTGGAATGCGTAgcatgctgtgctgtgctgtgccgtgtGCGCTTGCTAACGAGTATGGCTGGGTGTATAATTCTTCTATTAAGCGAGTCCCCCACTTTCATCGATTATCATCCTCAATATCTTCTTCGAACGACTCGATATCATACTCGTCGTTATCACTTTGTTCGAGTCCCTTTCCGTCCTCGGCGCTTAACTGCATCCCGTCATCACTAACAACACTATTGCACCTACTTTGACTTCCAGAAGTTTGTACTTCTATGCTGcacatcagctgctgctgctgctgctgctcctgctgctccttctcctgttgctgccactgttgTCCACGGCTTACTTCGGAGGCATCTAAATGCAGGATTTTGCTTTCTTTACATCGATTCCTACTGCACACACCTTCTGTTTCACCGTAGCCCCAAGTTGTGTGTCGCAAAGCAGAGTGTAGTGTCGTAGAGCGCGCCGAAACATAAtcgaagattttttttttaaaaaaagaaacaaacggaCCACCAATTCCACAAGGAATTGTTGAACTGATTATTGAGACTGTAACAATtttgagaaaacaaaaaccgaaaaacagaTAACGCATACGGAAAAGGTCGAACGGTAGGAGAGTAAATGCGAAAGCATCTCGGTTCTTTGAAATGCTGTATCTATATCATCCAGCAATCAACTGCCTAGCAACGCTAAGCTTTCGCTGAATTTATGGACATGAATTCATGTTTGATCGTCATTGCTGGCGCTTGATTGGAGGGTTAGCGACTTCAATCCTTGTTATACACACagaacataaattaaattaatcccATCAGGCTTTCCTGTATCCCTTTTTGACGACTGTTTCGACTGCTAGAAGGTGCATAACTGCCGGAAACGTATGTGTTCGGTTACTATCCTGCCGAAAATTATCGGAATAACACCGTCGGTGTACAATGCATAACGAGAAAAAAGTAATATGCATTCATAGCTGTTGTGCTTACATGCGAATATAGTTTCTTATAAAGAAAATACTAAAATCACATGTCTCGCTAAGAGTTTACCAGCAAAAAGGCTAAAAGGTTGCTGTCCTGTTTTTGTCCAATCCGAAGCTCGCCCCTACTGGTAAGTCAACGTACGCCAGTGCTTTTTATACAAAAACGATCGCTCTGCTAAAAAGCTAATTGATTTTACACCATTTTGTAAAAAGGGTTTCAAAAACGTGCTGCAGCGGGGAAATATTAGATACATCCATCGTCGGTACGTCTTACAACCCCAGTACACACACTAAAGAGATCACAGGTTGTCATatggaggagggagggatggagggCTACATTGCAGAGGCGGCGCAAACGATTACGTAAAAGGCGTCCTAGCACCGATCAGATCAGAACCACAGGAACAGACCATTTAGATTATGTACTCGGACTATTTTTTCGTCGCACGCCATCCATGTACAATGCTATCGTTGTTACTGCCCGAGCTAACAGAATGGCTAACTGTGGGCGATGGAGcagtactagcagcagcagcagcagcagttgcagccgCAGTAGCCGCAGCGGCGGATGCTACCGCCGATGGTAGTGCTCGCGATAGATCATTAATGGCGTAACCGTGAAACGGGAGAATGACGGGTACATCGGGGCCCATTATCGCTGCAGTCGCATCGGTCACATTGTCCATGCTCACCACGTCGTAAATAGTGCTGAACGTGGCGAACTTGCCTTCGAAGATGTTATTTTCGGACTTGGACGATGTGAGTGAACTGCACGGGCTGGCCGACGATGAGGATCCGGCATAGTGCCGCCCCAAGtccagctgcagcagattgGTACTGGCCTCCGCAAACAGACACTTGCGGGCTCGTGCCGAACATGCCGCAAATTCCGGCTGCAACAACTCCTGGGAGCAATAGTTGGTCGGTGTTTCTGCGGCACTACTACCAGTGCTCTCGCTACCACTGATGGCACAGGGGTACGGAGGCTGATGCTCGCAGTCGATACTGCAGCTACTGCTGAGGGTGTttacgctgctgcagctacagCTATCACCGCTGGGCAACACCGAGTACGGTGGCATGATGCAGCATAGCATTGCCGACGGTGGCATCGCCAGCGAGGGTGTTGTGGAGCAGCTGGAATCGCCCAGCGAATGGCGGGTGCGCGGTGCTATCTGGTTGGACGCTTGACGGTTGCCACTACtcgaaccaaccgaaccgccgGACGCTTCGAGCAGTGGCAACAGGGGCAATGTGGTGGGGATCATTTGGCATGCAGTCGCACATTGGCCTCTTTCGGCATCCGCTCGGTGCGTCGCAACTACTTCGTGGGTCTCTGGCCGTTGCTGACCAGCGTAGGATTTGCTCACTTGAGACGGAACGGGTTTTCCAGAGGACGAAACGAAGGACGGCACACCGAGGGGAACGGGATGGTCAACGCAGACAAGACAGGGGTCCGATTTACCTGGGCAGCTCTTT
This sequence is a window from Anopheles darlingi chromosome 3, idAnoDarlMG_H_01, whole genome shotgun sequence. Protein-coding genes within it:
- the LOC125957767 gene encoding oxysterol-binding protein-related protein 2 isoform X1, whose translation is MAERVVNDKTDQYDHLRTSLPVPMFSRNEFNIWSVLKNCIGKELSKITMPVVFNEPLSFLQRMTEYMEYAKLLRIASEQPTPLERLKYVSAFAVSALASNWERLGKPFNPLLGETYELTRPEFRIICEQVSHHPPISAFHAESESFRFHGSIHPKLKFWGKSVEIQPKGVVTVEFPKLNEAYSWCNVNCCVHNVIVGKLWIEQYGVMEVTSHQHGLKATLNFKPSGWNNKDLHRVEGHIFDRNKRKTHFLYGKWTEFIKCTDYASYEEYIKENAHKFRRPGEERSKSPNESPGNTPRKVLSKLNSLKMSSFRSLSIQEPDEPPEPSEGDIPKSDSAYSIDIPNSVLLWEAEARPSNTAEYYQFTNFAMSLNQLEDHMKQPKRLCPTDSRLRPDIRKLEQGDLDGAAAEKNRLEEKQRENRKKSKKSQDQEQVMFPRWFKQQTNPHTLQEDWIYKGGYWDRNDEHLDLDIF
- the LOC125957767 gene encoding oxysterol-binding protein-related protein 2 isoform X2 translates to MFSRNEFNIWSVLKNCIGKELSKITMPVVFNEPLSFLQRMTEYMEYAKLLRIASEQPTPLERLKYVSAFAVSALASNWERLGKPFNPLLGETYELTRPEFRIICEQVSHHPPISAFHAESESFRFHGSIHPKLKFWGKSVEIQPKGVVTVEFPKLNEAYSWCNVNCCVHNVIVGKLWIEQYGVMEVTSHQHGLKATLNFKPSGWNNKDLHRVEGHIFDRNKRKTHFLYGKWTEFIKCTDYASYEEYIKENAHKFRRPGEERSKSPNESPGNTPRKVLSKLNSLKMSSFRSLSIQEPDEPPEPSEGDIPKSDSAYSIDIPNSVLLWEAEARPSNTAEYYQFTNFAMSLNQLEDHMKQPKRLCPTDSRLRPDIRKLEQGDLDGAAAEKNRLEEKQRENRKKSKKSQDQEQVMFPRWFKQQTNPHTLQEDWIYKGGYWDRNDEHLDLDIF